One stretch of Nicotiana tabacum cultivar K326 chromosome 18, ASM71507v2, whole genome shotgun sequence DNA includes these proteins:
- the LOC107761395 gene encoding pyrophosphate-energized vacuolar membrane proton pump codes for MGAPILSDLGTEILIPVCAVVGIAFSLFQWFLVSKVTLSTEKSSGGADDKNGYAAESLIEEEEGINDHNVVQKCAEIQNAISEGATSFLFTEYQYVGIFMVAFAILIFLFLGSVEGFSTKNQPCTYDSAKTCKPALATAVFSTVSFLLGAVTSVVSGFLGMKIATYANARTTLEARKGVGKAFIVAFRSGAVMGFLLAANGLLVLYITILLFKLYYGDDWEGLFEAITGYGLGGSSMALFGRVAGGIYTKAADVGADLVGKVERNIPEDDPRNPAVIADNVGDNVGDIAGMGSDLFGSYAESSCAALVVASISSFGVNHEFTAMLYPLLVSSVGILVCLLTTLFATDFFEVKAVKEIEPALKQQLVISTALMTVGIAVVTWIALPSTFTIFNFGAQKEVKSWQLFLCVGVGLWAGLIIGFVTEYYTSNAYSPVQDVADSCRTGAATNVIFGLALGYKSVIIPIFAIAVSIFVSFSFAAMYGIAVAALGMLSTIATGLAIDAYGPISDNAGGIAEMAGMSHRIRERTDALDAAGNTTAAIGKGFAIGSAALVSLALFGAFVSRAAISTVDVLTPKVFIGLLVGAMLPYWFSAMTMKSVGSAALKMVEEVRRQFNTIPGLMEGTAKPDYATCVKISTDASIKEMIAPGALVMLTPLIVGILFGVETLSGVLAGSLVSGVQIAISASNTGGAWDNAKKYIEAGVSEHARTLGPKGSDAHKAAVIGDTVGDPLKDTSGPSLNILIKLMAVESLVFAPFFATHGGLLFKLF; via the exons ATGGGAGCGCCAATTTTATCAGATCTCGGAACGGAGATTTTGATTCCGGTATGTGCCGTTGTCGGCATCGCTTTCTCGCTTTTTCAATGGTTTCTCGTCTCTAAAGTGACGCTCAGTACTGAAAAGTCCTCCGGCGGCGCCGACGATAAGAATGGTTACGCTGCAGAATCGctcattgaagaagaagaaggcatTAATGACCATAACGTTGTTCAGAAATGCGCCGAAATTCAAAACGCCATTTCCGAAG GTGCAACATCATTCCTTTTTACCGAGTACCAGTATGTTGGTATTTTCATGGTTGCTTTTGCAATTTTAATCTTCCTTTTCCTCGGCTCTGTTGAGGGTTTCAGCACAAAGAACCAACCTTGTACATATGACAGCGCCAAAACTTGCAAGCCCGCTCTTGCCACTGCTGTCTTCAGCACCGTATCTTTCTTGCTTGGTGCTGTTACATCTGTGGTGTCTGGGTTCCTTGGAATGAAAATTGCTACATATGCAAATGCCAGAACTACCTTGGAGGCTAGAAAAGGTGTTGGGAAGGCTTTTATTGTTGCATTCAGATCTGGTGCTGTGATGGGTTTCCTTCTCGCTGCAAACGGTCTTCTGGTTTTGTACATAACCATCCTTCTATTTAAGTTGTACTACGGTGATGACTGGGAAGGTCTTTTTGAGGCTATAACAGGTTATGGGCTTGGTGGATCTTCAATGGCCCTCTTTGGTAGAGTTGCTGGAGGTATTTATACCAAAGCAGCAGATGTTGGAGCTGATCTTGTGGGCAAGGTGGAAAGGAACATCCCTGAAGATGATCCTAGAAACCCAGCG GTTATTGCTGACAATGTCGGTGACAATGTCGGAGATATTGCTGGTATGGGATCAGATCTGTTTGGGTCTTATGCAGAGTCATCCTGTGCAGCTCTTGTTGTTGCTTCAATCTCCTCCTTCGGTGTCAACCATGAGTTCACTGCTATGCTATATCCCCTTCTCGTCAGCTCTGTTGGCATCCTCGTTTGTTTGCTTACCACCTTATTTGCAACTGATTTCTTTGAAGTCAAGGCTGTTAAGGAAATTGAGCCAGCATTAAAGCAGCAACTTGTAATCTCAACTGCTCTCATGACAGTTGGAATTGCTGTTGTTACTTGGATTGCCCTTCCATCGACCTTCACAATATTCAATTTCGGGGCTCAGAAAGAAGTAAAAAGCTG GCAGTTGTTCTTGTGTGTCGGTGTTGGTTTATGGGCTGGACTTATTATTGGGTTCGTCACTGAGTACTATACCAGCAATGCTTACAG CCCTGTGCAAGATGTTGCTGATTCATGTCGTACTGGTGCTGCAACAAATGTTATTTTCGGCCTTGCCTTGGGTTATAAATCAGTGATCATCCCCATTTTTGCCATAGCAGTCAGTATATTTGTTAGCTTCAGCTTTGCTGCAATGTATGGCATTGCAGTTGCTGCCCTAGGAATGCTGAGCACTATAGCCACTGGTTTGGCAATTGATGCATATGGTCCCATCAGCGATAATGCAGGAGGCATTGCTGAGATGGCTGGAATGAGCCACAGAATCAGAGAGAGAACTGATGCACTTGATGCTGCAGGAAACACCACTGCAGCTATTGGAAAG GGATTTGCCATTGGTTCTGCTGCTCTCGTGTCTCTGGCCCTCTTTGGAGCATTTGTCAGCCGAGCAGCAATTTCCACTGTAGATGTCTTGACACCTAAAGTATTTATTGGTTTGCTAGTCGGTGCCATGCTTCCTTATTGGTTCTCCGCCATGACAATGAAGAGTGTTGGAAGCGCTGCTCTTAAGATGGTTGAGGAAGTGCGTAGGCAATTCAACACCATTCCTGGTCTCATGGAAGGAACTGCCAAGCCTGACTACGCCACCTGTGTCAAGATCTCCACAGATGCATCGATCAAGGAGATGATTGCACCTGGTGCTCTTGTCATGCTCACTCCATTGATTGTTGGGATCTTGTTTGGCGTCGAAACACTTTCTGGTGTGCTTGCAGGATCTCTCGTCTCCGGTGTACAG ATTGCCATCTCTGCATCTAATACAGGTGGTGCCTGGGATAATGCTAAGAAGTACATTGAG GCCGGAGTCTCAGAACACGCAAGAACACTTGGCCCCAAGGGATCTGACGCACACAAGGCTGCTGTTATTGGTGACACTGTTGGTGACCCTCTCAAGGACACATCTGGACCATCATTGAACATTCTCATCAAGCTGATGGCTGTCGAATCCCTCGTGTTCGCTCCCTTCTTCGCCACTCACGGTGGTCTTCTCTTCAAGCTATTTTAA